Genomic window (Jeotgalibacillus haloalkalitolerans):
GCGTTAGATGGCGGATATACTGCACAGTAATATAGAAAAGCGCAGATGAGCGTTTAGGGGCGTACACGTTGGACTGATGCGCCGGAGATAAAGGAAACACGGCGAACGAAGTGAGCCGATGTTGACTTATCGGACAGAGCAGAAGGAAACGTGCTAGCCACTGCGAATCGGAGCTGGACAACATAGAAAAGCGTAATCAGGCGTTCAGGTCCGACAAGCATAAGACGGCTTGAGAGAAATGGGCGACCTTCCCATTTTCTCAAGGTGGCTTATGACTCGAGGACCTGCCTGCTGGAGCTGGACAAAATAGAAAAGCGCAAGGCGCTCGTTCAAATGGTAGATGGAAAGGACGAAGGAAAAACATATTAAAATGATCGAATTGTGCACCTGAGTGATGAAATTCCTCAGCAGTTTGAAGGTATTACCACGTATTTAAATCAAACGAAGGAATTATAGATAAAATTGAGTGAATCATTTTATATTTTGAGTGATAAAAATTCAAATTGATGGATAACTTTCTGTATTGAAGGAAATCACGATCATGTCTGGAAAAGATTACCAATATGTACGAGGAAAAAAGCCCTTGATACTCTTCACAACCAGGTGAGGGGCATCAAGGGCTTTTCTATTGTTCAGGCATAAACATAAAATTTTATCAGGTCTGCCAGTCCCTGATCATCTTCACTAACCGGAGATTGAAAAATGCCAATGACCAGATCCATAAACTCTCCCCGAAACAAAAAAGCGAAAATTAAAATCACACTAATCAAAATTGCTGCAAGAAATAATATGTACATAGACCATTTCCCTGCCAGCTGAGCCATCAATCTCCCTCCTAAAATACACTTATATGTATTAGACGTTAAAATAAGGAAAAAGTTTCGTATTTTCTGAAAAATGTTTTGATTTATTTTTTTGGGTAAATCAAATAGGATAAGATTAGATGAATGGAAAGAGGGAAACATATGATTTCGATTGCGCTGCCGGCGGCTGTCATAGCTGCAGTCATCGGACTAATAGCAATAGCACGTGATAATAAAAAGAAAAAACGTTCAACAGCAAAACGCTTGATGGTGGTACTGTTTTGGATTTACGTCACAGCAGTGGTTCACGTAACACTCGGAACACTCTCATATCCGCCGAACCCTGATGCCCCGCTCAGAATCCAGCTTGAACCGCTGTATTTCTTAGATGAGTGGGCAACATACCGTAATCATCAGAGTGTATCATTCTTTCAAAACGCAAGCTTAACATTCTATAATTTCATTATGTTTATGCCGTATGGATTTTTCTTAGCGGCTCTATTCAAAAAAAGATTTTTCAAATCGCTGTTGATTCTATTTTTCACAAGCCTGCTGATTGAAACGACCCAACTGGTCCTGTCCTACCTTGGAATCGCATGGATGAGAGGCTTTAACGTAGACGATCTGATTATGAATACAGCCGGCGGAATACTTGTGTACCTTTTTGTAAGAATCATATTGATCATACAGGGTAAAAATAGAAGGTCAGGAAAGACAGGTAAATGATATTCATCAAGCAACTTTAAGCGTAGCGAAACGGTTTTAGAGCCTGAGACAACTTTTGTCCAGGCTTTTTATATACATTCAAACACCTCCTCAACAAGTCCTATATATAATAGAAGGATTGCAGTCAAACGCTCATTGCGATAATCTATTTCCTAAGGGTTGAATGTTCAGATAAAAAAGAATTGATAAAAAGCTTCATTGTAAAGGAGGGGTTTGATGGGTGTTACATATCATCCGCTTGGCGATCAGGCGGTACTGATTCACTTCAAGCAGGAAGTGAGCAGTGAAGTGCTGGCAGAAGTCCAATGCCTGAAACAAGCGATTCAAAAAGAGCAGCCGGACTGGTTGTATGAAGCAGTCCCAGGCTATGCATCCCTGGCTGTACATTATGATCTGACGCAGCTGGTCCAGGAAAAAGATCCTTATGAATACGTTGTATCTTTTCTCAAAGGAAAAGCAAATGCGCTGGAAACAAGTAATAGTTTCAAACAGCGTACGGTAAAAATACCGGTCTGTTATGGCGGCGAGCTAGGTCCTGATCTTGAAGAAGTCGCTGAGCATGCAGGCATCTCAGCTGAAGAAGTGATCAAACGTCATCAAAACGGTGATTATACCGTTTATATGCTGGGCTTTGCACCAGGTTTTCCTTATATAGGCGGGCTTGATCCAGCCATTGCAGCTCCGCGTAAAAATAATCCGAGAACAGCGATTCCAGCAGGGTCTGTGGGGATTGCAGGCAAGCAGACAGGCGTATACTCCATTGAAACGCCGGGAGGATGGCAGATCATCGGCAGAACACCTGAAAAGCTGTTTGATTTAAACAGAGATGAATCGTTCCTTTTAAAAGCAGGGGACAGAATCGAATTTTATGCTATTACAGAAAAAGAATTTGAGGAGTGGCAGCGATGATTAAAGTAGTAGAGCCAGGGCTGCTGTCTTCAATTCAGGATAATGGCCGCCGTGGACATCAGGAGTCCGGCATAATTATTTCAGGCGTCATGGATACATTCTCTTTACGTATTGCGAACATGCTTGTCGGTAACCCGGAAGATGAGGCGGGACTTGAAATCACCTTAACGGGTCCAACCATTGAATTTCTGGAAGACCAGCTGATTGCCATTTGTGGAGCGGATTTCTCAGCCACGATCGATGATCAGCCGGCACCTTTATGGCGTCCGGTAGCAGTGAAAAAGGGCAGCACCCTGCATATGAAGTTTTCCAAAGTGGGCTGCAGAGGTGTTATTGCAGTCGGAGGAGGCTTTGACATACCAAAGGTGCTTGGCAGTAAATCTACATATCTGAGGGCTAACATCGGGGGCTTTAAAGGACGCAGCCTCGAAAAAGAGGATATCATTCAGTCTGGAGAGCGCAGCAGCCAATCAGAGAGAATTTTTAAGAGCGTAATCAATCATCCTGTGAAATGGTCTGTTTCCAATGCTTATACCCATAATGTTTATGACCGCTCAGTGATGAGAGTGATTCCCGGTAAACAATATCATGATTTTACAGAAGAAAGCAGAAACTGTTTCTTTGAACAGGATTACAAAATCTCCAAACAATCTGACCGGATGGGCTTCAGGTTAGATGGTGACAATCTTGAATGCGGGCTGAATGGGGACATGCTGTCAGAAGGAGTGGCATTCGGAACGATACAGGTGCCTGCAGATGGACAGCCGATTATTTTACTCGCAGACAGGCAGACACTTGGCGGGTACCCAAAAATCGGGCAGATTGCTTCTGTAGACTTACCTGCACTGATTCAGAAAAAACCTGGTGAAGCAATCCGATTTGAGGAAATCTCAATTCAGGATGCTCAAAATCTATTTAAACAGCGTGAAAAAGAATGGCAGGAATTAAAACAGATGATCAATATCAAACTGGAGGGATTAGATGGTTAAGATCGATCTGAACTGTGATATGGGGGAGAGCTTTGGCGCTTATAAAATGGGAAATGATGCTGAAGTCCTAAAATATATCACTTCTGCAAATATTGCATGCGGCTATCATGCCGGGGATCCCTCAGTCATGAGAAAAACGGTAGAGCTGGCGCTTAAAAGCGGAACAGCGATTGGTGCGCATCCGGGATTCCCGGACCTTGGCGGCTTTGGCAGGCGTAACATGAACGTATCAGAAGAAGAAGCATACGACTTGACGCTGTATCAGATTGGTGCACTCTACGGCTTTGTGAAAGCGCAGGGAGGAACGCTTCAGCATGTAAAGCCGCATGGTGCACTCTATAATGCAGCTGCAAAAGACGCAAAACTTGCCCATGCAATCGCTAAAGCGGTATATGACCTGGATCCGGGGCTGATCTTATTTGGGTTATCGGGCGGGGAGCTGGTCCGTGCCGGAAAGCAAATCGGACTGAAGACGGCTTCAGAAGTATTTGCTGACAGAACATATCAGCCGGACGGTTCCTTAACGCCAAGATCACAAAGCAACGCACTCATTGAGGATGATGAACAGGCTGTCAACCAGGTGGTGCGGATGGTAAAAGAAGGCATTGTACGTGGTGTGGATGACAAAAATATCAGTATTGAGGCAGACACTGTCTGTATTCACGGTGATGGCGCCCATGCACTTGCATTTGCGGAAAAGATTAATCAGCGGTTACGAGAAGAAAATATCAGTATGCAAAGCTTAAAATAAATGGTTTAAGCCCATGATGCCTTTAGTCAGCAGGATATGCCGGCTAAAGGCATCAGGAGCTTTATAGACGAACAGGAAAGGAATGACAACTATGAAAAAACCGGAATCTAACCGCAGTATCCTGCTCGGTGCTGCATTTCTGATGGCGACATCTGCCGTCGGACCAGGGTTTTTAACTCAAACAACTACATTCACACAGACACTTGCAGCAAGTTTTGGGTTTGTGATCTTGATCTCTATTATTATTGATATTGGTGTACAGATGAATATCTGGCGTATCATCACAGTTTCCGGTAAACGCGCGCAGGAAATCGCCAATGAAGTGCTCCCGGGGCTTGGTGTTGTGCTGGCCGGACTTGTTGTACTCGGCGGGCTTGCGTTTAACATCGGAAACATCGGGGGAGCGGGGCTTGGGACCAACGTACTTTTCGGCGTTTCTCCTGAAATGGGTGCCCTGTTCAGTGGACTGATCGCGATCGGGATCTTCCTTGTGCGGGAAGCCGCGCGTATCATGGACCGCTTTATCCAGGTGCTTGGTTTCCTCATGATTGGACTCACTGTATTTGTGATGTTCCAATCGCAGCCGCCAATTGGAGAAGCGATTACGCGCTCATTTGTTCCTGAAACTGTAGACTTTCTGGCAATTGTTACACTGGTCGGCGGTACAGTCGGCGGATACATTACATTTGCAGGGGGACACAGACTGCTTGATGCAGGTCTGAGCGGTACGAAAAATATACCTGAAGTCAATAAAAGTGCAGTATCTGCGATCGGACTCGCTTCGATCATCAGAATCTTTCTATTCCTTGCAACACTTGGCGTCGTGGCACAGGGCCTTGAAATTAATCCGGACAACCCGCCTGCATCTGTGTTCCAGCTTGCAGCAGGTAACATTGGATATAAAATTTTCGGTGTTGTGATGTGGTCAGCTGCAATCAGTTCAGTCATCGGGGCTGCTTATACGTCAGTTTCCTTTATCAAGACGTTCAGCCCGGTTTTAGCAAAGTATGAGAAGTTTCTGATTGTCGGTTTCATTACGGCTTCTACAGCGATCTTTACTTCAATCGGTCAACCAGTTACATTGCTGATTCTTGCTGGTGCGTTAAATGGGCTGATTCTTCCAATTTCACTTGGTGTGATATTGCTTGCAGCCCATAATAAGAAAATTGTTGGTGATTACAGTCATCCGAAGTGGCTAACAGGGTTTGGGATCCTGATTGTAGTTGTCATGGCTTATCTGGGCGGTTATACGATGATTAATCAGCTGCCTGAGCTATTTTCATAAAATAGTAAAAAACCAGGATGAGTTCATCCTGGTTTTTTGAGTGATGGAAACATGCCTGTTTGTTGAATGTATTCAGGGCAACAGGGTAGCGATCTGCGCTGAAGTTGTCGCGATTCGCCCGGGAAGATGTCGCTTTCTTTGCTGAGCTTGTAGCAATCCGTCAGGGAACTCGTCGATTTCCCCGCTAAAGCTGTCGTAATTAAGCGTTCCTGTTGTAATATCCACTCACAGAGTTGCTTCACCACACACTCTTCATGCTTTTAAGAAACCAAAGAAAGTTTCCCAGGGGCATTTCAAACCTATAGTGCCGGAAGCTGTTTGTTGCTTTCCCCGCTGAACTTGTAGCAATTCGCCCGGAAAGATGTAGCGATCCACCCGGGAAGATGTCGCTTTCTTCGCTGAGCTTGTAGCAATCCGTCAGGGAACTCGTCGATTTCCCCGCTAAACTTGTCCCAATCTATGCTCAGGTTGTAGCAATCCACCCAAGGACTCCTCACTTCTTTTGATCAAGTTGTACGCTGAACCATTCAAGCAGATCTTTATTCACAATATCCTGTGAAGAAAACGGGACATAAATGAGCTCCTGCTTTTTAAAAGTATCTTTAATTCTTTCAAGGTGCGGCTTCTCATGCTTTTTACGCTCCTGCATAAAGGTGCCGTCAACATCATCAGGCAGTACTTTATTGATAATCAGCGTTTTGACATGAAGATCATACTGATCGAGCAGCTGAAGTGCTTTCTCTGTTTCAAGAATCGGCAGCCGTTCAGGGTTTAAGACAAATACAAAGCCTGTTTCCTTAGAATCAAGCAGAATTTCTCTCGCCTTGGAGAAACGGTCCTGGCGTGTTCTGAGTACATCATAGATCGGGTCTTCAACAGGCTCTCCGTCATTTAAAAGCGCAGCGTAGTTCTCATTTGTTTTCCTGCGCTTCTCAAGCAGCCCCTCAATCCAGATGCCCATCAGTTCAGGCAGCGTTAAAAGGCGGATCGTATGGCCAGTTGGTGCTGTATCAAAAATGATTTTATCGAACTTTTCTCGCTCCTCTAAGACAATCGAAATCAATTTATCAAACAGGGCAGCCTCATCAGCACCGGGTGAAGACTTCGCCGTATCAAGCTGTCTGTGAACTTCTTCCATCATACCGGCGTGCACAACGCCTTTAATATTCGCTTTTACGCCTTTAATATAGTTCGCCGTTTCAATTTCAGGATCAATTTCAAGCGCGAACAAATTTGGTGCAATTTCTTTGTTTTTACCACCGATTTTCCGGTCAAAAATATCACCAACATTATGGGCAGGGTCAGTGGAAACAAGCAGTGTGCGGTAGCCCTGTTTCGCAGATTTCCATGCAATGGCAGCAGCAGACGTCGATTTTCCGACGCCTCCTTTGCCACCGACAAATAAGATATTGTTCTTTAAGATATTCATCAAATGACTCCTTTATCAGCAGCAGCGGATACCTGAGAGCGGAGATTTTTCCATTCCCATCCGCAGATGCCAGTCATGAAATTTTTCGATCATATGAGGATATAGCTCAAGCGTGTAATAATAGACCGGATTTGGAATGCCGATCATTTCAGAGTACAGCATAAGCAAAAACAGGTCATCTTCATTACGTAATTCACGTGCGATTTCCTGGCGGTGGGGCATGCTCAGCACTTCTTCGTAGTAGGCGATGAGTTTTTTGACATGGTCGAGCATGGTTGAGCACCTCCTTTGGGTTAAATATTGTGGGTGATATGGTTTTTGGGTCAGCTTCGTTTGTTTTTCAATCACCTTTTGAAATTTTTCGATCACATACACAAACATTTCGATCACATTTAAAAATTCAGTAGTCATAAACAGTTTTTGAGTCACATTCTCTGTTTTTTCAATCACCTTCACAAGTTTTTCGATCACCTTTTATATCACCAAGCTTAAACTAAAAACAGGAAAGAGCCAACGCCCTTTCCTGCTTTCAGCTTATTCGTTCGGATCAAGCGGTGTTTGATTTTTAGACATGAGCGTAGAGATGGCTGTCAGACAGATCCATAGTGCGAATCCAAGGATCAGCGCGCCGAATACAAACAGCAGCGTGCTGGATTGCTCATTCCACCATGCCCACTGAGTAAATACCTGGCTGATCATTGCGTAAAGCGTCATGAACATCAGGAAGACCATCGGAATCAGGGTGATCAGATAGTTTCTGCCGAGTCTCTTCAGCCAGATCGAAATCAGTAAGAGGTTGATGCCGGCTAACAGCTGATTGGATGTACCAAACAGCGGCCACAGCAGGTAACCGCCTGAACCGAAGCCGTTAGGACCTTCAGGGATCAGTACAAGTGCAGCACTTGATACAACAGCGATTGTCGTAGCAACGTGTGTTTTTTCAAGGGCAGGCACTTTATATTCTGTACCAAGCTCAGAGATAATGTAGCGCATTAAACGGACAGATGTATCAAGTGTAGTTGCCGCAAAGCTGACAACGATAATAGATACGATCGTTGAGGCAACTTCAGCCGGAATACCAAGACCGTTTGCAAGCTGGCTCGCTCCAAGTACGAAGTTGCCAAGGCCGCCGCCACTTGCAGCCGCAAAGCTGTTATAAGACTCTTTAAATGCATCAGCGTTCGGGAAAAGAGTGATCACTGCAATGATTGAAATCAATGCCAGTACACCTTCACCAACAGCACCTGCATAACCAACAAAACGTGCATCTGTTTCCTTATTCAGCTGCTTTGATGATGTACCTGATGATACAAGTCCGTGGAAACCGGAAATCGCACCACAGGCAATTGTAATAAAGAGAAGCGGGAACCAGGATACATCATTTGCATCAGGGTTCGTAATTGGTGCTGTAATGCTCGGGTTTGTAAATAAAAGACCAAGATACAGAATACCAAGACCAACAACAAGCTGATGAGAGTTGATAAAGTCACGCGGCTGCAGAAGCTTCCATACAGGAAGTGTAGACGCGATATAGACGTAGATCATGAGGACCACAATCCAGATAAAGAACGCACTTGATATCGCACCGAGTCCGAAGATTCCGGCACCGTCTTCACCGCCCATGTAGCGGACAAGGTCAATCTGCAGGATCTGATATTCTGCTGCAAGTACTGCAACAAGATACATAACCGCAAGTGCCACCAGTGAAGGAACAAGCATTTTTGCATTCCGCTTATACACTGCATGACCGATCCAGACCGCAAGTGGGATCTGAATAAATACAGGCAGTACGCTTGAAGGGAATGTAATGAACAGGTTGGCAATCACCCATGCAAATACAGCGTTAACCATCAGTACAAGAATTAAAATAATGAATAAGAACAAAATCTTTGCACGCTGGCCAACGAGTTTATTTGCAAGTGTTCCCATTGACTGTCCTTTATTTCTGACAGAAACAACAAGTGTACCAAAGTCATGAACCCCTGCTGCAAATACTGTTCCAAATACCACCCAGAGGACTGCAGGCAGCCAGCCCCAGTAGACGGCAATGGCAGGTCCTAAAATCGGTGCAGCACCAGCTACAGACGTAAAGTGATGACCCCACAGGACAAACTTATTCGTCGGTACAAAATCGACGCCATCCTTGTAGCGGTGTGCAGGTGTCACATAATTCGGATCAAGTCTGTAAATTTTCTCGGCAACAAATTTCGAATAAAACCTGTAGCCCAGCACAAATATAAACAGCCCGATCGCCGCTAACGCAATTGCATTCATTCAGTTTTCCTCCTTATTATGTAATCTGACATTGTTATATATAGTATGTAAGCACTTTCAATGTCATGTTCAATAATAGGGGATTGTGTAAATAGTGTAAATATTAAAATAATAATATTTCCGTTAAACTAAGGATTTAGTTGAATAGTCATGTAATGATGTCAGAAACAAGTAAGTCGTTAGAAGTGATTAATAAACCCGCCTTCTGAATGGATCGTCTGACCCGTCACCCACTGCGCTTCTTTGCTGACAAGAAATGATGCCAGGTTCGCAACATCTGACGGCTGCCCGATCCGCCCCTGTGGAGAACGCTTCAGCAGTTCTTCTTTCAGCTCGTCATTCATCCACCCTGTATCGGTAGGTCCCGGATTAATCACATTGATTGTGATTTTTCTTTTAGCAAGTACAGGGGAGATCGTGTAAACAAGCGTATCTATTGTAGATTTCGTCATTGCATAGGAAAGCTCATTAGGCATTGGTCCCTGTGCCCAGCCGGTTGTCAGACAGATTACTCTCCCGAAATTATATTCAAAATGCTGCAGAAATTTCTGCGTCAGCAGCGTGACAGCACGCGTGTTAATTGCATAATGCTGATCAAGCTGTTCTGCAGTAACCGTTTCGATCGTATCGTTAATCGAGACAGCTGCATTATGGATGAGCGTATCAGGATAGCGTCCGAATGTTGAATAGCAAAATGAAAATAATTCATCCGGTGATTGAACATCCGCTAAATTCAGCTCAAGCATTTCAGCGTGTACACTTTTTTCCCGGCATAACCTTAAAATATCGTCTGTATCCTCACTGCGCTCATAGGCCGACACTTCACGGTCGTAAGCATGCCAGTAAGTAAAAAGAATATCCATTCCATCTGCCGCTAACCTTTCAACAAGTGAAGCACCAATTCCTATTTTTCTGCCGACACCTGTAACAAGTGCGAGTCTGCGTGTCATACGATCACCACTTTCATTTTTAAAAGTAAAAAGTATTCTCTTTTTCCTATTATAACGTTAACATAGACAAAAGAAATTATTGGAAGAAAAGGCGGGATGAAAAATGAAAGAAATACAGTTGGTTAAGCCGGAAAAGGTAAAGGAAGAAGCGTATCAGGCCTACATAAGAGAGTGGCAGTCAGCAGAAGAGGAAATCATTCCACATGCTTCTATACCTAAGAGTAAGAAATTTGAGGAACAGGTTGAAAACTGGAGAAGAGAAGAGCTGGGCCTGGGTATTCCTGAAGGCTGGGTGAGCGGATCCTTATTCTTTTTAATTAATCGTGCAGAAAAAGTGCTTGGCGCCGTTCATATACGTCACGAACTTACGGAAACATTATTTCAACGCGGCGGTCACATCGGCTATGGTATCAGACCGGATGAACGTAAAAAGGGTTACGCCACAGAGATTCTGAAACTTTCACTGAGAGAAGCCAGAGAGCTTGGCATTAACGACGTACTGATTACCTGCGATGATGATAATCCGGGATCCTATAAAACAATCGAGTCCAACGGCGGCGTCAGAGACCCGCAGGATGCTGAAGAAAACGGTGTTCTTGTCAGACGTTACTGGATTCGCTGAAATTTTTCATAATTCCGGCTATTTCTCTGATATAGTAAGAGGAGAACAGATTTGAAAGGAACGATTTGAATGAGCAATACGTCTGAACCGACCAGAATGGATAAGTTAAAGTCACGTGAAAAGATTTTTCTCGGACTGCTGATTGGTGGTGCGTTAGGTTTAAACTTCCGTCTGATCAACGTACTGATGATAGATGATATTACCATGCAGACTGTAAGCAATGTGGAGCTTGGTATTTATATTTTATTTTTTGTGGTGGCAGTGTTTGGCATGCTGTGGGTGAGAAAGCAAAAGAAGATCGAACTGGAAAAGAACCCGGAGCCTGAGAAGAAAAGCTGATGGTCTTTGATGAAGTTAAGACCGACAGATTAATGCTTACACCACTCACAAAAGAACATACACAATTTGTTTTTAAGCATTTTTCAGATCCGGTTGTCTGCCGGTATCTATTAGATGAAGAAGTCTATACAGACATAGAGGAAGCAGAAAACTTTATTCTGTTTAATGCGTATCATCCCAAAAAGAATCATAACCGCTGGGCCATTGTGATAAAAGAGACTGGTACAGTGATTGGTACATGCGGCTTCCATCAGTGGGACCGCTATAACAACATTGCAGAGATCGGTTATGACCTGACCCCGTCTGAATGGGGAAAAGGCTACGGAAACGAAGCGGTTAAAGGTATGATTAAACACGGTTTTGAACAGATGAAGCTGAACCGGATCGAGGCCTACGCAGCAAAAGGCAATGCAGCTTCTATGGAACTTCTTGAAAGGCTGGGCTTTAAGCGTGAAGGTTTAGTGCGGGATAAACATCTGTTCCGGGGAAAATATTATGACCATTACAGTTACTCGCTTCTTATGCGGGAATGGAAGAGCGGTTCACATGTGTGAGCCGTTTTTTGTTGTTAGAGGCCTCTTCTTCCGAAAGAGAGAGGGCGTTGGGTTGAAGGAAAAGCAGGTGGGGTTGATGGAATTCACGTATCCTGCTGAAGGAAATATGAGCAATCATGAAGGGAATCGTCCGCTTTTAAAGAAAATGAAGGAATCGTTTCCAGAATTGATGGAATAATTTCCGATATTGAGGGAATCACTCGCAAATTGAAGGAATAACTCTTCAAATGAAGGAATTAGCGCACGTTGATAATCTTAGATCAATAGCTCTTCACATCCAGTCTCACCATTTATGCAACATACCATATCGTGAATAGCTGATTAAACCTGATTGCAATGAGTCAGGATCATTCATTTTGTTTCAGCTTTCCGGTCTGATCCTCCAATCTCAACACAAGCCTTACAGTGAATCATTAGGCATGACAACACAAAAAAGCTACAATAGAACATAATGATTGAATATTCTGCAGGTTAGGGAGTGATTGATTTGACTTACACAATGGATCAGAAACCTTTTCATCATAAAAAGATACTCGTACTTGGCGGCGATGGCTTTTGCGGATGGCCGACAACGCTGCATTTATCAAAGCAGGGATATGAGGTTGTAGTAATTGATAACCTCTCCAGGCGAAACATTGATAATGAGCTTGAAGTGGAATCACTGACACCAATCAGACCGCTTGGTGCGAGACTTGATGCCTGGAAAGAGCTTACGGGAAATGAAATCCGCCATATTAACCTTGATCTGGCTGAGGAATATGACAGGCTGTTACAGGTCATCAATCAAGAAAAACCGCAGGCCATCATTCATTTTGCTGAACAGCGCTCAGCGCCATACTCCATGAAATCACCGCGACACAAGCGCTATACGGTGAACAACAATATGAATGCTACACATAACCTGCTTTGTGCCATTGCAGAATCGGCGCAGGATATTCACCTTGTACATCTTGGTACAATGGGCGTCTACGGC
Coding sequences:
- a CDS encoding ArsA family ATPase, which gives rise to MNILKNNILFVGGKGGVGKSTSAAAIAWKSAKQGYRTLLVSTDPAHNVGDIFDRKIGGKNKEIAPNLFALEIDPEIETANYIKGVKANIKGVVHAGMMEEVHRQLDTAKSSPGADEAALFDKLISIVLEEREKFDKIIFDTAPTGHTIRLLTLPELMGIWIEGLLEKRRKTNENYAALLNDGEPVEDPIYDVLRTRQDRFSKAREILLDSKETGFVFVLNPERLPILETEKALQLLDQYDLHVKTLIINKVLPDDVDGTFMQERKKHEKPHLERIKDTFKKQELIYVPFSSQDIVNKDLLEWFSVQLDQKK
- a CDS encoding 5-oxoprolinase subunit PxpA — its product is MVKIDLNCDMGESFGAYKMGNDAEVLKYITSANIACGYHAGDPSVMRKTVELALKSGTAIGAHPGFPDLGGFGRRNMNVSEEEAYDLTLYQIGALYGFVKAQGGTLQHVKPHGALYNAAAKDAKLAHAIAKAVYDLDPGLILFGLSGGELVRAGKQIGLKTASEVFADRTYQPDGSLTPRSQSNALIEDDEQAVNQVVRMVKEGIVRGVDDKNISIEADTVCIHGDGAHALAFAEKINQRLREENISMQSLK
- a CDS encoding SDR family oxidoreductase; its protein translation is MTRRLALVTGVGRKIGIGASLVERLAADGMDILFTYWHAYDREVSAYERSEDTDDILRLCREKSVHAEMLELNLADVQSPDELFSFCYSTFGRYPDTLIHNAAVSINDTIETVTAEQLDQHYAINTRAVTLLTQKFLQHFEYNFGRVICLTTGWAQGPMPNELSYAMTKSTIDTLVYTISPVLAKRKITINVINPGPTDTGWMNDELKEELLKRSPQGRIGQPSDVANLASFLVSKEAQWVTGQTIHSEGGFINHF
- a CDS encoding NRAMP family divalent metal transporter, whose product is MKKPESNRSILLGAAFLMATSAVGPGFLTQTTTFTQTLAASFGFVILISIIIDIGVQMNIWRIITVSGKRAQEIANEVLPGLGVVLAGLVVLGGLAFNIGNIGGAGLGTNVLFGVSPEMGALFSGLIAIGIFLVREAARIMDRFIQVLGFLMIGLTVFVMFQSQPPIGEAITRSFVPETVDFLAIVTLVGGTVGGYITFAGGHRLLDAGLSGTKNIPEVNKSAVSAIGLASIIRIFLFLATLGVVAQGLEINPDNPPASVFQLAAGNIGYKIFGVVMWSAAISSVIGAAYTSVSFIKTFSPVLAKYEKFLIVGFITASTAIFTSIGQPVTLLILAGALNGLILPISLGVILLAAHNKKIVGDYSHPKWLTGFGILIVVVMAYLGGYTMINQLPELFS
- a CDS encoding carbon starvation CstA family protein, whose amino-acid sequence is MNAIALAAIGLFIFVLGYRFYSKFVAEKIYRLDPNYVTPAHRYKDGVDFVPTNKFVLWGHHFTSVAGAAPILGPAIAVYWGWLPAVLWVVFGTVFAAGVHDFGTLVVSVRNKGQSMGTLANKLVGQRAKILFLFIILILVLMVNAVFAWVIANLFITFPSSVLPVFIQIPLAVWIGHAVYKRNAKMLVPSLVALAVMYLVAVLAAEYQILQIDLVRYMGGEDGAGIFGLGAISSAFFIWIVVLMIYVYIASTLPVWKLLQPRDFINSHQLVVGLGILYLGLLFTNPSITAPITNPDANDVSWFPLLFITIACGAISGFHGLVSSGTSSKQLNKETDARFVGYAGAVGEGVLALISIIAVITLFPNADAFKESYNSFAAASGGGLGNFVLGASQLANGLGIPAEVASTIVSIIVVSFAATTLDTSVRLMRYIISELGTEYKVPALEKTHVATTIAVVSSAALVLIPEGPNGFGSGGYLLWPLFGTSNQLLAGINLLLISIWLKRLGRNYLITLIPMVFLMFMTLYAMISQVFTQWAWWNEQSSTLLFVFGALILGFALWICLTAISTLMSKNQTPLDPNE
- a CDS encoding biotin-dependent carboxyltransferase family protein codes for the protein MIKVVEPGLLSSIQDNGRRGHQESGIIISGVMDTFSLRIANMLVGNPEDEAGLEITLTGPTIEFLEDQLIAICGADFSATIDDQPAPLWRPVAVKKGSTLHMKFSKVGCRGVIAVGGGFDIPKVLGSKSTYLRANIGGFKGRSLEKEDIIQSGERSSQSERIFKSVINHPVKWSVSNAYTHNVYDRSVMRVIPGKQYHDFTEESRNCFFEQDYKISKQSDRMGFRLDGDNLECGLNGDMLSEGVAFGTIQVPADGQPIILLADRQTLGGYPKIGQIASVDLPALIQKKPGEAIRFEEISIQDAQNLFKQREKEWQELKQMINIKLEGLDG
- the pxpB gene encoding 5-oxoprolinase subunit PxpB, which codes for MGVTYHPLGDQAVLIHFKQEVSSEVLAEVQCLKQAIQKEQPDWLYEAVPGYASLAVHYDLTQLVQEKDPYEYVVSFLKGKANALETSNSFKQRTVKIPVCYGGELGPDLEEVAEHAGISAEEVIKRHQNGDYTVYMLGFAPGFPYIGGLDPAIAAPRKNNPRTAIPAGSVGIAGKQTGVYSIETPGGWQIIGRTPEKLFDLNRDESFLLKAGDRIEFYAITEKEFEEWQR
- a CDS encoding cory-CC-star protein, which codes for MLDHVKKLIAYYEEVLSMPHRQEIARELRNEDDLFLLMLYSEMIGIPNPVYYYTLELYPHMIEKFHDWHLRMGMEKSPLSGIRCC
- a CDS encoding VanZ family protein; this translates as MISIALPAAVIAAVIGLIAIARDNKKKKRSTAKRLMVVLFWIYVTAVVHVTLGTLSYPPNPDAPLRIQLEPLYFLDEWATYRNHQSVSFFQNASLTFYNFIMFMPYGFFLAALFKKRFFKSLLILFFTSLLIETTQLVLSYLGIAWMRGFNVDDLIMNTAGGILVYLFVRIILIIQGKNRRSGKTGK
- a CDS encoding GNAT family N-acetyltransferase, which translates into the protein MKEIQLVKPEKVKEEAYQAYIREWQSAEEEIIPHASIPKSKKFEEQVENWRREELGLGIPEGWVSGSLFFLINRAEKVLGAVHIRHELTETLFQRGGHIGYGIRPDERKKGYATEILKLSLREARELGINDVLITCDDDNPGSYKTIESNGGVRDPQDAEENGVLVRRYWIR